TCCGCCAACGTGGCACTACTGAATGCCGGCCAGACATTTACCGCCCCCCTCACCGTCAGCACGAACGTCAAGGTGAGCGGGTTGATCCGTCTGGGTACGGAAACCAACACCACGGATGCTCCTTATCCCCAGGGTTTAGTCATCCGCCGCATCAATAGCCTGGCCATCCAAGTCTCCAATGTCGTGGCCCGCAGCGACTATCTCACCTTGCAGCGCGATGGCACTTACGGCGGACTGGTGATCCGCTATCCCGCCGGGTGCCCGGCGCAAACGATCACGTGCATGGGTATGAGCGATCAGGGCGTCGCTGTCAATTTTTACGCGGGCTGGACGACCAATCCCGCCGTTGCCGGCGTGCTGCAACTCTGCACGGATGCGCAAAATGCGGTCCACATCCAATGCACCTTTGGCAATACGTACAACGCGGGACACGTCACCCAAGTCAACATCTCACGCAATGGCTCGGACAACTTTTGGATCGGGACGGTTACTTCCACCTATAACCAATAGCGCTGGTCAGTACCCGTTGTTACTTTTGTCCGGCGCATGACGGTTGGCGGATGAAGCTATGATGGGCCCGAGCCGCCCTTGAGTTTTTCGATCTCGTGCATCAGGCAGGTAATCAGCATGTGCAGCCGCTCGGGGAGGTCGGCGGTTTCCAGCACGACCTGGCGATTTTCCGGTGCCACGAGCATGGAGGCGGCCACCATGTCAGCCAGTTGATCGGGGTCCTTGATCTGATCCAGGTATTCCATGACCTCGCTCACGGTGGGAATGATCGGCGCGGACTTGACTGATTTTGACGGTTTGGCGGAAACCGGGAAAGGTAATCCCAACTCCAAGCGGGCTTTGGTGACCTTCCGCAAGGTATGCACATAGGATTGCACCTCGAGCTGGTTTACAGTGGGGGTTTTCAGGTAGCTCACTTCATGCAAACGGTAGGGGCGGCTACTGAGCACCGGTCCCAATGCCACCCGGTTCAGCCCCATCAAGATCAGATGATACGTGTTATCCTTGTGTTTCACACAGGCGCGAATCAGCCCCACGCTGGCGATCGGGCAGGGCAGGGTGCGCTTGCAACCTGCCCGCCGCATGGCCACACAAAACATGCGATGCGTCCCCAGCGCATCGGTCAGCATTCGCCGATAGCGCGGTTCATAAATATACAACGGCACCATCGCGCCGGGAAACAGCACGGCGTTGGGCAGCGTCATAACTCCAATTGAGGATGGCAGTCGCACGGGGAGAATGTAGCCGTTCACGCGCATAAATCAAGCGTACAACAATTCTTGCCAAAATCGCCGCTCCACGTCATGCTTTGCCCGGCTATGAAAACGAAAGTCGCATTAATTGTAGTGATTATCATCTGCATCTTCCTGGGTGTGGCGCTCATCAAGCTTGGGAAGAAGACGGATGAAATAAAAATCGTCGAAACGAAGACGGTCGTCACCTTTTCCAATGACCTGTCCCAGACCAGCGCCAAGCTTGAGGAAGAA
The sequence above is a segment of the Verrucomicrobiota bacterium genome. Coding sequences within it:
- a CDS encoding LON peptidase substrate-binding domain-containing protein; this translates as MTLPNAVLFPGAMVPLYIYEPRYRRMLTDALGTHRMFCVAMRRAGCKRTLPCPIASVGLIRACVKHKDNTYHLILMGLNRVALGPVLSSRPYRLHEVSYLKTPTVNQLEVQSYVHTLRKVTKARLELGLPFPVSAKPSKSVKSAPIIPTVSEVMEYLDQIKDPDQLADMVAASMLVAPENRQVVLETADLPERLHMLITCLMHEIEKLKGGSGPS